In the genome of Syngnathoides biaculeatus isolate LvHL_M chromosome 14, ASM1980259v1, whole genome shotgun sequence, one region contains:
- the vgll3 gene encoding transcription cofactor vestigial-like protein 3 produces the protein MSCLDVMYHQNYGAHLLPAEAYKSTYYNHHYQQQQQQRRLNAHTKMHNCSGQQESGGRGILSGEQGLFSAPRTESGCVSIHDLEVKDGTQPAGAEYLNSRCILFTYFQGDISDVVDEHFSRALSQSTGHNRETKPFRMTQTSGSSFGGSWKDGETLSEGQKSPAWSSTYPSLPATCLPSVSVSVHPEFSPSAISLNHADGSLWAGHVFSQPSLQPLASLTDSWTYSLNPQSPSGYPNVHDVYHPHPHAHIHSRQHHHHRQMFHSYPSHGAALEARFSPLLLPGVRSQSQSAASAGSSPNSESAKTEMDPSSSSPIMTSTVPWIPSPLHGSLELYDSAYEQTKAKSSVWF, from the exons ATGAGCTGCCTGGATGTGATGTACCACCAAAACTATGGAGCACATCTCCTCCCTGCAGAAGCCTACAAGTCAACATACTACAACCACCACTaccagcagcaacaacaacag AGGAGGCTGAATGCGCACACTAAGATGCACAACTGTTCAGGCCAACAGGAAAGTGGAGGACGAGGAATACTATCTGGAGAGCAGGGTCTTTTTTCGGCTCCTCGAACCGAATCTGGATGTGTATCAATACATGATTTGGAGGTCAAAGATGGAACTCAACCAGCAGGAGCGGAGTATTTAAACTCCCGGTGTATATTGTTCACCTATTTCCAAGGAGACATCAGTGATGTGGTGGATGAACACTTTTCTCGGGCCCTCAGTCAGTCCACTGGACATAATAGGGAGACGAAGCCGTTTCGGATGACTCAGACATCTGGTTCAAGCTTTGGCGGATCATGGAAAG ATGGTGAGACGCTCTCGGAGGGTCAGAAAAGTCCAGCATGGAGCAGCACCTATCCATCCCTTCCTGCTACCTGCCTCCCATCCGTCTCGGTGTCTGTCCACCCCGAATTCTCTCCAAGTGCCATTTCCCTAAACCACGCTGATGGAAGTCTGTGGGCTGGTCATGTGTTCTCCCAACCCAGCCTCCAACCACTGGCTAGCCTCACAGACAGCTGGACCTACAGCCTAAACCCCCAGAGCCCAAGTGGCTACCCAAATGTGCACGATGTCTACCATCCTCACCCCCATGCCCACATTCATTCTCGCCAACATCACCACCACCGACAAATGTTTCATTCATATCCAAGCCACGGTGCAGCACTGGAGGCGAGGTTTAGTCCTCTTCTGCTGCCCGGTGTGAGAAGCCAGAGCCAGTCAGCAGCCAGTGCAGGGAGTTCCCCAAACAGTGAGAGTGCAAAGACAGAAATGGACCCCAGTAGCAGTAGCCCAATCATGACTTCAACAGTGCCCTGGATCCCTTCACCCCTCCATGGATCCTTGGAGCTGTATGATTCAG CTTATGAGCAGACCAAAGCAAAGTCATCAGTTTGGTTCTAA